Part of the Aptenodytes patagonicus chromosome 2, bAptPat1.pri.cur, whole genome shotgun sequence genome, GGCCTGCCTTCAGCCTGCCCTGGGATACCACCTCAGCCGCAGCGTTCCCCGGGCGAGCCGGGGCTTGCCTTCGGGCGCCCCTCCCGGGGAGCTCGCCCTGCGCGGAGGGCGGCTGCTGAggagggcgcggggcggcgccTGCCCAGCCTCCTCCAAACGAAGGGCGTCCGGAGGGCCTTCCCACCGACAGGAGCGAAACGAGCAGCGGGGCACGTCGACGGGAGGTGGCCGCCCTGCCGTTCCGGGCAGCCGTCGAGCTCGACGCGGAAGGAAGCCGCGGCACGCCCGCTCCCGCGGCCACCGAACGCGCGTAAAGGCAAGggcacgccgccgccgccgccgcacggGAGCACTTCACGCCCCCGCTCCCTGCTGCCGTTGGACATGGCCCGGCGAGGCGATGAAGGCAGCAAAATCTTTCAAATCCTCCAGCCTCTTCCTTCCCGACTGCTGTAACTGCCGGCTGAAACCAAACCTTTGCCGTGACGGTTTTTCCGAGGCGTGCGCGGGCACGTCAGAGCTCAAGAACCCTCCGGGGCAAGCAACGGTAACCGAAAAAGTCAGCACACGTATGGTCAGCACGCGACGCGGGGGCCCCGGGGCCGCcaccgcggggcggcgggggcgggacaCGCCGGACTCCGCACCACCCGCGCGCGCAGGCCcgcgcggcggccggggcggggcggggccggcccgccTCCCACGGCACGGATCCCGCGTCTATTGGAGGGCGTACGCCGCAGGCGCAGCCAATAGGGAGCAGGAAGGCCCGCGCGCGGGCCTCGCCCGTCCGCCCGCCCTCTCCCTCTCCATCCCTTCCAGAGCCCCGGTAAGCCCGAGCGGATGACGTCGGCGCAGCGAACCTTCCCACCTTCCGCTCGGCCCTCCCTTCCGAGCTCTGATTGGCTGCGCCTCCCAGAGCCCTGTTATCCGATTGgtgggcgggagcggggcggggcctggggcagagcGGGCGCGGGATCCGCTGAggcggctggcggcggccgcggccggtgggtgtgcgcgcgcgcgcggcgggggccgggaggAGTTGCGCGGCTGCCGCGGCCGTGCTGcgggaccccccccgcccccccgcacgGGTGCCTCGCTCTCCTCGACCCCCGCTCTCCCACCGCCTCCGCTGCAGGCGCCGAGTGGCACGCGCCGGGCCTCGGCCGTTGGAGGCGGTTGGCGGCCGTTgcgcctccctcccttcccctcccctcccctcccctcccctcccctcccctcccctccggcgTGAGGGCCCTCGCTGCTCTTCCGCGGCTGAGCCCGCACGGGCGGCCCGCCCAGACTAGCCGATTCCGAGGCGGGGGGCGTCCCTTCGCCGCGGTGCGGAGGAACGAAGGCCGCTGGGGAAGCCTGGGGGCTCTCGTCTCGGCTTCCCCTCCCCCGGTGCGGTGAGGGAGGTCGACCTGCTTGAAGCTGTGCCAGCGAGGGCTCCGGAGCTGAGGGGCCCTGCCCTGGCTTCTTGCCGGCTGGACGGTATCGGCCTGTGCGTGCTCCGCAGCAGCGGAGAGGGCTAAGCCTTGCCTGGGCAGCCGGCGTGCTTCCCTTCTGGTTTTCTTGCCTGTGGGCAAGCAGGCTTTCCCCACGTTTCGAATGGGTGTATATGTTCATGTATCAATGTAATGGCGTCCAGCACGCGTGTCAGGTAGTTACTTATCCCACTGTTTGCTGAGGCCGAACGCTTGCATGCCAGAAATTCGTTATTGTCAGCGCTTTGATAAACCCCCAACGTTAGACACTTAGATGAAAGTATGATGCCCACAACGTCTAGGAACAGTTTTGGCTGTTGAAGAAGGACTGACTGTCCGTGTAGGCATTTGGCTAGCTCTTGGGGTAAAAGTAGTAAGACTATGAGGACAACTAACAGGAATTAGAATAGGGAGAGACTGTGATATTAGAAGAtacttaagaagaaaaatcaaactgaaattttaaactGGCTACCACTGCTCACTTATTATGACCTTCCCTCAGTGCTGTGAAGATGTGTACTGAATCTTTAGGTAGTGGTGGTGAACTTGAGATTTTATATTCTGAATGATGTAACTCTATGGAAATATTTAATGGGAGCAAATGCCTGCTACTAAACTTTCTCTGAACTTAGCTTTTATGTTTCAGAAGATGTTTTTGATTCAACAGTTACAAAAAAGTTAAGTGCGCAGAGACAGTTATTTAGTATATTGTTTAGCAGTTgtttagagaaaagaaataaaaggctgCAGCCCTCCATCTCCTGTTCACCTGTCGCTCAGCTGCAGATGGATTATGGTGGGAGTTTGCACCTCATTCGGTAGGCGCAAGTTAGACTTCTCACGGTGCAGAAGTTGACAGtaatttttcagaggaaatcttatttttgtgttgtttttttaattggcttcCCATGTAAAGGTACTGAATTTGCAGGTAAAAGATGTATTGACTTTTCTAAATAGCTCTACAAAATTgggctgaagtaaaaaaaaaatccaaaccaaaataatttatCTCCTTATTGTTAATTATGCGTGTAACCCCTCCTGCCATAATCATGCTGTGCTCTCTGTTGTCTTACAGTGATGCAAGACTTTTTGAAAGTAAACGGAGAGGACCCCCCACACCCCCTATTCCTTCAGGTCTGTCTCCCCGGTCTCATACATACATTACACCTGTACGTTAGTCAGCACTCATACATAGTCTGTAGCTGATTCAGGAGAAGATTGCAGGTTGACTCGTACTCTGTTGGAAGGGGTGCAGAATATGTGGACCTCCACTTTACCAGTTTTTGTTTTAAGTATTCTCTGGCTGGAACATCCAGTACAtattgaagttaaaaaaaagagaaattagaatTTGATGCATTTTGGTCATGTCACATATTAGACATATGTCCCtagatatatataatatatgtaatatatatattaggCGTGTATCATTAGACAGATGAGGAGATGGGAATTACTGTGTGTTAGGAGCTTTCTGCAAACCCTGTTGAGGCTGTGGTGGATTCCTCTAATTTTGCTTGTGCCTGTGTCTCTTCTGAAATCATGAATTCTTCACATTACCAGAAATACTTCTGTACATGATACATTGCAGAGAAAGACTTATTTGAatatggaatagaatagaatatttcagttggaagggatctacagtgatcatctagtccaactgaaAATACATCGTAAACATGAGCATATCTTTTCAAGTCTGGCAAAATGCTCCTTCCTAGCCAAATGTCatctttcctatttctttaaCTAAAAAATCGCTGAAGGAATTTAAAGTCTACTTTCTAAATCTGAGAAACAAGCATTGCTTTAAACACACAAGAGCTTTGTTTCTCTAAAATATAAAATGGGGAGATTTTAGTATGTTCTAAGTGGAATAAATAGTTTTGAACACTTGCTATGAATCTGTATATATTTTCTTAATCTGAAAGTTTACTAAATTCAGGCTTATTCATTCCACTTTTACCTCCCCTCACAGACTTTGCATGTAGTTTTACTTATTAgcttcagtgtttcatttttattaccaTCACTGTAGTAAATGTCATCATTCTGACAGTGATGTATAATCTGTCTGCCTCTGCACTGTGCCGTATTCTGTCAAATAAGAGTGAAAGCACTGGTGATTTCATTTAACAAGGCCAATTTTTGTTTGACCATCTGTTACCGTTCTTTGCAGTCTACTTACCTCCCCAGGAGACCTCTGGTTAGAAGCAaactctctcttcccccctcccccccttgttttctttcaacaagaaagaaaagagaacctCAGTCTAAATGGCTTTACACCACAAAGCTCGTTGCTTTTTGGAAATGGTAAAGTGTCCAGACTGGCTAAATAGCTTGCAAGATCTACTGCGCTATTTCTCTCAATTAAAATAATGTATGTTTTCATGTATATGTATTTAGGAAAGGGGGAAAGCAGCCAAAGCAAGTAgctgtgaaatgcattttataacAGTAGGTATTTTGTGTATGTTTCAGTGTCAGTGATGGAAGCCCCCACCCACAGCACTGTGCACCTGAGCGACTGGCAGAAAAGTTACTTTGCTATTACCTCTGGCACCTGCGCACCTGGACAGAAGGCAGATGAATACCGTGCCAAAATCCTGCGTATTCAGTATGCATGGGCAAACTCCGAGATCTCTCAGGTCTGTGCTGCCAACCTGTTTAAAAAATACGCAGAGAAATACTCTGCAATTATTGACTCTGACAACATAGAGACTGGCTTGAATAACTACGCTGAAAACATTTTGACTTTGGCAAAGTGTCAGCAAAATGACAGTGACAAGTGGCAATCTGCCTTGACAACAGATAATGTATTTGAATTAAAGTGTGTGCAAGAGAGGATGCAGGCTGGCAAAAATTTCCAAAGCTCTCAGATGGCACCAACAGATGCCTGTGTGCTAGCTGATAAAGGGGTCAGTGCCTCCGCCGCTCCAGGTCTTCCTAAACTCAGTATCTTCAGCAGTGCCGGAGAGACTGAGCTCTGTGCTGGCTCAGCAAAATGCACGAGTCAGGGACCAGATCTCCTTGAGCATCCCTTGTCTTCAAAGTCTCTTCAAAGCAGTGTGCCTCCTGTGACCACAACTTCGGAAACGCTTCCTGCCTCTTCAGCCTCCTTAAACGAACAGGTTCATATAGGTTTCCAGGCCACTCCACTGTTTGGAAGTAAAGAAGCGACAAGTGGTAGTTCTCTGAGAATGTCGAGTAACTGTCGTGATGGACAACATTTGTCTCCTTCCAATCAGTCAGCTATACCTGCATGGTCCGCAagttctggaaaaagaaaagcgTTTTATGGTCTGGCTGATGAAGGCAGCACTGTGATTCCTAGCCTTGCTCCGTGCCAGGCTTCCATTAGTACAGAAACCGGTAGTTTTTCAGGgaatagaaacagaaatgaagagaGCAGTGTTCCTGGTTTTAGAACTGCAAAAGAACAGCTGTGGGTGGATCAGCAAAAGAAATCTCAAAACCTACCCCAACGTGCACCAGTCTCATCATACGGAGGTGTAAAAAAATCGCTGGGTGCAGGCAGATCTCGGGGTCCATTTGGCAAGTTTGTTCCTCCAGTTCCAAAACAAGATGGAAATGAAAACGGAGGAGCACAGTGTAAACCTCATGCAAGAGGACCGACAGATCCATCGCTGCCTATGGATGAACGACTGAAAAACATAGAACCAAAAATGGTCGAACTCATTATGCACGAGATCATGGACCACGGGCCTCCTGTCAGCTGGGATGACATTGCCGGAGTTGAATTTGCTAAAGCTACCATAAAAGAAATAGTAGTCTGGCCTATGCTGAGGCCAGACATCTTCACTGGGTTACGTGGTCCTCCTAAAGGAATTCTTCTCTTTGGCCCCCCTGGGACTGGCAAGACTCTTATAGGCAAGTGCATCGCGTGCCAGTCTGGAGCGACTTTTTTTAGCATCAGTGCCTCTTCTCTGACTTCCAAGTGGGTAGGCGAGGGGGAAAAGATGGTCCGTGCGCTGTTTGCTGTGGCGCGATGTCAACAGCCGGCAGTGATTTTCATCGATGAAATTGATTCTCTATTGTCTCAGCGTGGAGATGGGGAGCATGAGTCGTCGAGAAGaataaaaactgaatttctgGTCCAGTTAGATGGGGCAACAACCTCCTCTGAAGATCGTATTCTCGTGGTTGGAGCAACAAATCGACCCCAAGAAATCGATGAAGCTGCCCGGAGGAGACTAGTGAAGAGACTGTACATTCCTCTTCCAGAAGCCTCAGCTAGGAAGCAGATTGTTACCCGTCTAATGTCTAAGGAGCACTGCTCTCTAAATGAAGAGGAAATCGAACTGATAGTTAAGAAATCGAACGGATTTTCTGGGGCAGACATGACGCAGCTCTGTCGAGAAGCTTCTCTGGGCCCTATCCGCAGCCTCCAGTCCATGGACATCGCAACCATCATGCCAGACCAAGTACGGCCTATTGCTTTCCTGGACTTCGAGAGCGCCTTCAGAACTGTGCGGCCCAGCGTCTCCTCGAAGGACCTAGAGCTGTATGAAACCTGGAACCAGACATTTGGCTGCGGTAGATAATTGCATCCAAACTGTTTCACTGAAACACTTCTTTAGCGCTGTCACATATTAAACCCATGATA contains:
- the FIGNL1 gene encoding fidgetin-like protein 1 → MEAPTHSTVHLSDWQKSYFAITSGTCAPGQKADEYRAKILRIQYAWANSEISQVCAANLFKKYAEKYSAIIDSDNIETGLNNYAENILTLAKCQQNDSDKWQSALTTDNVFELKCVQERMQAGKNFQSSQMAPTDACVLADKGVSASAAPGLPKLSIFSSAGETELCAGSAKCTSQGPDLLEHPLSSKSLQSSVPPVTTTSETLPASSASLNEQVHIGFQATPLFGSKEATSGSSLRMSSNCRDGQHLSPSNQSAIPAWSASSGKRKAFYGLADEGSTVIPSLAPCQASISTETGSFSGNRNRNEESSVPGFRTAKEQLWVDQQKKSQNLPQRAPVSSYGGVKKSLGAGRSRGPFGKFVPPVPKQDGNENGGAQCKPHARGPTDPSLPMDERLKNIEPKMVELIMHEIMDHGPPVSWDDIAGVEFAKATIKEIVVWPMLRPDIFTGLRGPPKGILLFGPPGTGKTLIGKCIACQSGATFFSISASSLTSKWVGEGEKMVRALFAVARCQQPAVIFIDEIDSLLSQRGDGEHESSRRIKTEFLVQLDGATTSSEDRILVVGATNRPQEIDEAARRRLVKRLYIPLPEASARKQIVTRLMSKEHCSLNEEEIELIVKKSNGFSGADMTQLCREASLGPIRSLQSMDIATIMPDQVRPIAFLDFESAFRTVRPSVSSKDLELYETWNQTFGCGR